The following proteins are co-located in the Xiphophorus maculatus strain JP 163 A chromosome 8, X_maculatus-5.0-male, whole genome shotgun sequence genome:
- the LOC111609438 gene encoding uncharacterized protein LOC111609438 — protein sequence MCVCERECLVNRSDSFRWFFCAEKQRVYQGVRVKTTVKELLQRHRAKEASRKPQPVYLEQKELCPSVPQSRHEDPPPAAPQADMSSRALQLRAPCLPVTKSSCSLHMQASAFCDPQQQQQFGDLMLPSNDCSFSSRGAMDYNSLPPLPTSSPLPWSHVISSDVDYYGQGMAACSSSESLTLYTPLDPNNYFPQDSFSSSSCYDSPTRMESSFHGSLSKCYPYQYCNPHQENVAECWPAQLERTPLDEHAPYHLPTDYPYIQPVEESDFRKDFPLGSEMCYNIL from the exons atgtgtgtttgtgagagagAGTGTTTGGTCAACAGGTCTGACTCGTTCCGGTGGTTTTTCTGTGCAGAAAAGCAACGTGTGTACCAGGGCGTCCGGGTGAAGACCACGGTcaaagagctgctgcagaggcACAGAGCAAAGGAGGCCAGCAGGAAACCCCAACCG GTTTACTTGGAGCAAAAGGAACTTTGTCCATCCGTGCCCCAAA GTCGTCACGAGGACCCTCCTCCTGCCGCCCCTCAGGCGGACATGAGCTCTCGAGCCCTGCAGCTGCGCGCGCCCTGCCTCCCTGTCACTAAGAGCTCGTGCAGCCTGCACATGCAGGCGAGCGCGTTCTGCGacccccagcagcagcagcagttcgGGGACTTGATGTTGCCCAGCAACGACTGCAGTTTCAGTTCCAGAGGAGCCATGGACTACAACTCCCTGCCTCCTCTGCCCACATCCTCCCCGCTGCCCTGGAGTCACGTGATCTCCTCAGACGTGGACTACTACGGCCAAGGGATG GCGGCCTGCTCCTCGTCAGAGTCCCTGACACTCTACACCCCCCTGGATCCCAACAACTACTTCCCTCAGGACTCCTTTTCCTCCTCGTCTTGCTATGACTCACCCACCAGGATGGAGTCCAGCTTCCACGGCTCCCTCTCAAAATGCTACCCCTATCAGTACTGCAACCCCCATCAGGAGAATGTGGCAGAATGCTGGCCGGCCCAGCTGGAGAGGACCCCCCTCGATGAGCACGCCCCCTACCACCTCCCCACAGACTATCCCTACATCCAGCCTGTGGAGGAGAGCGACTTCAGGAAGGATTTCCCTCTGGGCTCTGAAATGTGTTACAATATTCTATGA